The Laspinema palackyanum D2c genome segment TCCCAGTAAGAATCTTGAGAGGGGAACATCAATGAGTAAGGCGATAATATAGCTGAGAACCAGGCAAGTAATGGCACTAATGGGAATGAATCGAATAAATTTACCCATTGTGCCGCTAATTGCCATTAAGGGTGCCATTGCTAAAATGGTCGTCAACTGGCCGGAAAATGCGGCTAAAGCGTAGGTTTTGACGGTAGAAAGGGCGGCTTGATTAAAGGTGAGTCCGCGCACAAAAATCCCTTCATGCAATCCTTCCATCATCAGAATGTAAACATCAACGAGCAATCCCAAGGCCAAAATCATGCCGATTGTGACCATTGTATTCAGGGTTTGTCCGCCGATCCAAAGAATGGCGACTGCACCCATAAAGGTCAGGGGAATTGACAATCCTGCAATTAACGCTTCCCGCCAACTTAGGGCAAAAAACAAGATAACAAACACCACAAGAATCCCTTGCCAGCAATTATTAAAGAGCCGCAGTAAGTCTTCTTTAATGGTTTCCGCGTCGGAGTTGATGACCCGGTATTCTAAGCCATAAGGCCAGAGATTGGGGTTTTGTTGCGCTAAATCTAAGGCAGCAATGGAGTCTTCCACAACCTTAATGGTATCGGACCCAGGAACTTTGACCACATCAACGTTAATCACGGGTTCAAATTCGCTGCCATTCCAACTGAGAAAGGCGCGATTTTTTTCCCGTTCTAAATCTCGCCGCACTTCGGCAATTTCTTTGAGACGAACCACCCGACCATCGGACCCGCCTAAGCGCGCGACGGGCAAATCCTGGAGGTCTTCCACGGAGCGAAATCGGCCATATAAACGCACTTGAGTACCTATGCGATCGCTCTCTACCTGTTCCCAAGGCATATCAATGTTACCTTGTTGGATCGCACTGCTGACTTGGGTAGGAGAAATCCCCAGAGTGGTCAGGCGTGAGGGGATTAACTGCACATGAATGACTTCTTTGCGTTCTCCTCCGAGTTCCACCTTTCGCACGTTGGGGACTTTTTCTAAAATATCTTTGATATCTTCCCCTGCATGACTCAGGACCGCCATATCGAGATTCCCAAATAAGCCAATAGTGAGAACGGGAGTATCTTGGACGGAGATTTGTTCGACTTTCGGCTGTTCCGCATCTCGGGGAAGTTCCGGTTTTGCTTCATCGACTTGAGCGCGCAGCAAGGCGATCGACTCATTGACGGGGGCTTCTGCGCGAAATTCCACCACAATTCGCGATCGCCCGTCATAAGAAGCACTACTAATTTCTTTTAACCCCTTCAGGGATTTAAGCTTTGTTTCAATTTTGTCCGTAATCTGATTTTCAATGGTTTCAGGGTCTGCACCGGGCCATATTGTTTCAATACTGGCGATCGCTACATTAATATCCGGATCCCCTTCTTTCACCATCGAAGCAGCACCAATCACCCCCCCAATCAACAGCAGGAAACACAGCAAAATCCCAAAAACCGGCTTTAAAAAGAAGAATTTAGTCACCGGAGATGCCTTCTGAACATCAGGAATCTCAAATCGTTGTGAGTCATCATCTTGAGGCAGTTGCGGTGGTAAAATAGTTTCTGTCATGACATTTATTATACTTAAAGAGCTAGTCTGTCATTTCAATCCTTCCAGTCCCCTCCCCTTGGTAAGGGGAGGGTTAGGGTGGGGTTCCGAAACCCAAACGTGAGAATCTCCATCAATCCAAAACCTCCACAATCTCCACCGGAGCACCATCCACCAACCGATTACTCCCCTCAGTTACCAGTAACTCTCCCGGACTCACCCCTTCAACAATTTCCCGGTGAGAAATTCCTTCAATGCCGAGGGTAATTTTGCGTTGTTCCACTCGTCCCGTTTCCGGGTTGGCGACAAAAACATGAGGTTGGCGATCGCGAAATACAAACGCCTCAAACGGTGCAGTAGTAGCATTGGGATTTTCCTCCACCGCAATCCAGGCCGACACTCGCGACCCATGCCGGAGATTCTCACTTCCTTGCTTAATTCGCATCGTGACAGACATCGCTCGCCCTCCCGGTGTCACTGAAGGACTAACCGAAAACACCTGTCCGGCTGCTCTCGCCAGTTTCGTCAGTTCATCGCTGGTCATTTGTCCGGCAGATGCCGCGCTCATATCTTCATCTAAAACAATATAAACCCGTTGTCCCGGTCTCACTCGGTCCCCTTCAAAAGCCGGGAGTTCTACATTGACCTCAAATTCTCCCGGATCAATGACAATCATCGGCACCCGTTCCACAATGTTCTGATATTCCCCACTCGGTTGGACCCGCTGAGGTGACCAATAATCTCCTTCGGTGATATTCAAATAGGCCAAAACGCCGTCAAAGGGGGCATAAATCGCACTATCTTCTAAGTTGACATCGGCCCGAGTGACCTGAGTCTGCGCCGAGGCAATCCCCGCATCTGCTGCATAAATTTGGGCTTGTGCGGACTGAACTTGTCCGGCTACTGCCTTAACTTGGCTTTCGGCGGCGCTGATTTGACTGTGAGCCACGGTGACTTGACTTTGTGCGACAGCAATTTCTTGTTCCCCGGCAGTGACTTGGCTTTTCGCCACTTCTACATCCTGGAGTGCAGCGCTCACTTGGCTTTTGGCGGCTTCAACTTCTTTTTGAGCGGCGATAATTTGACTGTTGGCGGCTTGGATTTCTTGCTCGGCGGCTTTCACTTCATTTTGGACCGCATTTAACCCCGATTCGGCATTTTGGCGTCGATTGGTATAAACATCCAAATCACTTTGAGAAATGACCCCTTCTTGATATAATGTTAGACGCCGCTCTTGTTCTTTAATGGCGAGGTCGCGATCGGCTTGGGCTTTTTGAAGATTGGCCTGGGAACGGGCTAAATTAGCGAGGGTTTGTCCCTGTCGCGCTTGAGCTTGGGAGACGTTGGCTTGGGCTTGTTCCACTTTGGCTTCGGCTTGTTGTACCCCCACTTGGGCTTGTTGGACTCGCGATTGGATTTGAGCCAGATTCGCCCGCGCTTGTTCTACTTTAGAGCGGGACTGTTCTAACAAGGCTTGGTTTTGTTCCACTCCGGCTTTTGCCTGTTGGAGATTGGCTCTAGCTTGGTCCAGGTTAGCCAGGGCAACACTGCGCTGGGTTTGGGCTTCGGCGGTTCCCGCTTGAGCTTGGGTGATATCGGCAGTGAGTTTGCGATCGTCTACTTTGGCGAGTAATTCCCCTTCCCGCACGCGATCGCCTTCTCGCAAATCTCGCCCTTCTATTTTTTTAATATAAGTAATCGTTCCCGGCACTTCAAAAGTGAGGTGCTTACTTCGCACCGCAGAGGCAAACCCATCACTAAAAACCCAGGCTTGAATGGGGGCCGACTGCGCCGGAACCACCCGCACCGGCAATCCCGCTGGTTGTACCTCCGTCGGGGTGGCTTCCTCGGCTTCGGCTTGAGTATTCAACCGCATGGCTCCCACGGTCCCAAGCCCTGCGATCGCCGCGAACAACATCATGAATCCTAAACTTTTTTTAAGCCAAGATAAAGGTAATTTTCGTCTGGATTGGTCCGATTTTTGGCGAGTTTTCCCTCCGGCATCGGGTCCGTTCGGTTGGGCAATTGCTCCGGACTGGGCAACGGGGAGCGACAAGTTTAGCCCCTCCATATTTTCTAAGCGATCAATCATCCTTGGCTCTCCATTAAATGGGTGGATTTGCGTTCAGCCTATTCTTGAAAAATAGGCAATTTGTGGGGGTGTTAATTTCAATTTTTGACGCTGACTTTAACTCAATTAGGATTAATATTTGGCCTCTAGCGGAGCTAATGCCTTGAGAAATTTCTGGATAATAGTCGGGATTCCCTGGGTTGAGGATGACTCGCCGCTTTCGGAAATTTTATAAGACTGGGTAAAGTGGAGTCCGATTTATCGAGATATGAGGTAAACTCAATCCGGTTAATTTTTATATGCGTGGGCAATTCAGGCGTTTGTTCTTTAAATGGCAATCGCAAAAATTACTCAGGTTTGGGAAAGCCTGTACCTAGACAGATGCCGACTCTCATTCCTGGGTCACTTACTGCGCGATCGCAAGCGGGTCAACTTCCACTCTGGGGTAGGGTTTCCTGCCACAGGTGGGCGATGCCGATGAAGACGCGAGTTCATGCTCATGTTTATAATAATACGAGTAACTGCTCATGTTTGTCAACGCTCTGGGGGAAAAATGGAAGAAGAATTCTCAAAAGTAGAAGGGATGAGGCGTCAACCGCAGCAGATGCGGGCGATTAAGCGCGTGAATCAGATCCTAGATGCGGCAGAAGACTTGTTTGCCGAAGTCGGATATGAAGGGGCCACCACCAATGCGATCGCCGCCCGCGCTGGGACCTCCATTGGCTCCCTTTATCGTTTTTTTCCCGATAAAGAATCTATTCTCAAAGCACTCGCCACCCGCTATTTAGATCAAATGCATGAAATGTTTTTCCAGTTACATTCCCCCGAAATGGCAACCTTACCCCTAGAGGTTTATATTGAACGAGTAATGAACGCATTTGATGAATTAATCAGTGCACATCCTGGCTATCGAGCCGTTTTTTTCAAATCCCGCGCCGCTTGCCCAGAAGTCCAAGAAATGGATTCGGATTTGTGCGCTCAATTTGCCGGTAAATTAGCAGAGTTTTATCGATTAAAAGCGCCCCATCTTGATGCCTCCACTGGCGAACTCATCGCCTTGGTTGTTGTAGAAGCAGTCCGCAATTTGCGGAGACTCTCTCTGACCCGAGATGACCCATTTCAGCACCGAGTCACTCAGGAAATTAAAAAACTATTATTGGCCTATTTGCAGCCTTATTTAAGTTAAGAAATGGGGGAGATAGGGAGGATGAGGGAGATGTTTGTAGTAACGACTTCAGTCGTTGCTCTTGTGTCATGGCAGACGCCATGACACTTACCATTCTGGGATTAAGCACCTGTTTTGGGACTGGAGCGATCGCCTCCAAAGGAGCGCGTGACTTGGCGTGACGCCAAGTCACGCGGTAACGACTGAAGTCGTTACTACGAACATGGACCCCATCCGCCCCATTCACGCAATCCCCGTTTCCTTAAGAAAAATTTTCAACTCAGGGGATCCCAAAAGGGGGCGATCGCGATTAAAATCTTGTGTAGATCTACCCGAGGAGTTAACGCAATGGAGTCTCTTGCATACATCCATCTTGCTGAAGCCTATAATGAACCCTTAGAAATCCCCTCAATCCAGGTAAACTGGCCTAAGAAAGGCTGGGGAAACCGGATCGGAGCACTTGCCCTGGGTGCCGTCACCTCCTTCCTGGCAATGGGTTCTCCCGCAGTGGCGCTGATTCGTCCTGGAGATGCCGGTTCAGAAATTACCCAACTGCAATATCGTTTGCAGGAACTGGGCTATTTTACCCCTGAAAAATCCGGTTACTATGGCGACTTTACCAAACACGCCGTCATGGAGTTTCAAGCCAAAAACGGATTAACTCCCGATGGAATTGTTGGTCCCCAAACGAAAGCTGCCCTGGAAAAAGACTATCCCCAAACTCCAGAACCAACCACTCAGCCAACAGTCCGAATCGGCACTACTGGCGGAACGGTTTTAAGAGTACAACGGCAGTTAAGCTCATTAAAATACTTCGATTACCAGAAAATGGATGGTGTTTTTAATGAAGAAACTGAAGCAGCTATTAAACAGTTTCAAAAAGACTACGGTTTAGAAGCCGATGGTGTTGTGGGGTTAAAAACTCACACAGCCCTCCGCAACTATACTGGCTTATAAGGGGATTGCAAAAAATATAATCATCCAGATGTTCGTAGTGACTCTTTGAGGAGTCATGTTTAAAGAAACCCCTAAAGGGGGGACGTTGAACGTTTTGGCGGTTTTATTTTTGGGAGTTCCCTAAATCCGTTCCCAATTCCTGACAGGAGTTACGCCTTCGGGTATGGCGCACGCCTCTGTGCGCCAAATTTCTCACGGATAAAAGTCAGCCTGATTTTAAGTGGAAGGGTCTTGAAAACTGGAGGGACTGTAATACCCACAGCGTTCTTGAATAGAGGCGATCGCATCCAATAAATATAAATCTCCCGTGGTGAATAAATCCTCCCACAACAGCGGTACAATTTCTCCTTCTCCTACCTGGGCTAACACTTCCGCGACCTGTTGACGCACTAAACTATTTCCTTCCTTCAAGGTATAGAGTAAGGCTTCGACTGCTACAGAATTCCCTAGATTTCCTAATGCTTCTATTGCCGTTTTTCGCACGGAATAAGTATTATCAGTTAAAGCGACATTTAGCAAAGATTCTACGGCCCGATCCGACCCTATTTGGCCTAATATTTGAGCGGCTTTTTGCCGAACAAAGCTCGAACTATCTGACAGATTTTCGAGGATTTCATCTAGGGGTTTAAATAGCTCGATCGCTGAGTTTTGGTCATTCCCACCCAGGGGCGCGATCATCGCGGCATGGATGCGATCTAACCCTTGCTGAGCGCGGAGTTTCACCCATTCATTCGGGTCTGTTAAGGCGGCAGTGAGGGCATTTTCCGCCGCAGTCGTGCCAATTTCCCCTAGGGCGATCGCCGCACTTTCTCGGACTAAATACTGGGGATGATTTAACGCCGAAATCAGTTGATCAACCACTGAATTCTGAGCAATTTTAGCTAATCCATAGGCGGCGCGAGTGCGAACAAATTCGTGAGAATCGCCTAAGGTATTCAGCAATGCTACAATGGTTTCTGCATTGCCAATTTCTCCTAAGGCATCCGCTGCCGCAATCCGGATATTGGTGGCCGAATGATTTAATGCAGCCAAAATGGTATCAAGGGCTGGCCGATCGCCCAGTTTCCCCAAGGCGATCGCCACACTCCACCAAGTGGGCGAATAATCTTGATTAGAAAACACTCTTTTAAGCGCAGTAATCGCTACCGGCGTGGCAATTTTTCCCAGGGCTTCTGCTGCACTTAAAGGTACGGTGCGATCCGAGTCTTCTAAGGCTAAAATCAGCGCATCAATTCCTGTACTATACCCCAAATTACCCAAAATTTCTGCGGATTTTTGGCGAATGCTGGGCATTTTATCATTCAGTCCTTGAATCAGCGGAAATACCACGGCTAATGAGGCGATCGCCCCTAACGCTTCTACTGCATTTTCCCTAAGCCGATAATCCGGCTCATTTAAAGCTTGTTCTAAATAGGGAATTGCAGAATTAGAACCACTGATTCCAAACAGTCGAATCTTCAACTTAGGTGGCAATACCTGGCGATCAAGCAATTCTAATCCTTCTTCCTGAAACGGTGTTTTAACCGAACCCGCTAGTTTTGTCCCCAGTTGTAAATCCAGTTCAAAGCCTAATTTCACCATCCGAATGGCTTCCGTGCGATCGGCCACCTTTGCCAGCATCTTCGCAATGGAATCAGTCCATTGTAAGCGGTTGAGATAGTCGCGTTTTAGAGTTTCATCACTCAAATACGGAAGCTGGCTTAGGAGAGTTTGAGCAGATGGCATATTGGTCAACACTGATGGTGGGGCCTGGAGTGAATGGAAAAGAGTAATAGAAGACTTCAAAAAAAGTGATTAAAGTTAGCTTATTAAGTCTATCCCTTTTTCGCATCTAACCGCCGCTAAATAGAACACAAAATTGGCTAATTGAACCCAAAGTTTTCAGCCGAGGGCATTTGGGTATCTATTAAATAATCGGGCAAGCTACAGGATTTGGGTACGAGAATGGTTGCTAATTGGGGATTCGTTTGTGAAAAAACCAGACTTCTAACCTAAACGCGACGGACTTTTCGGGATAAACAGAAAAAGACTGTAACCCTAAACTTGAGCGTGAAAGCCGTTGGTGGCAATTGCAGGTATCCTGGAAAGTTGATGGCGATCGCCCCAGATGAAACGAACCCGAGGACAAAATTAATGACCCTGATTTTAACCAACGATGATGGAATAGAAGCCCCTGGTATTCAAGCCCTTCTGAATGCCGTG includes the following:
- a CDS encoding HlyD family efflux transporter periplasmic adaptor subunit; translated protein: MIDRLENMEGLNLSLPVAQSGAIAQPNGPDAGGKTRQKSDQSRRKLPLSWLKKSLGFMMLFAAIAGLGTVGAMRLNTQAEAEEATPTEVQPAGLPVRVVPAQSAPIQAWVFSDGFASAVRSKHLTFEVPGTITYIKKIEGRDLREGDRVREGELLAKVDDRKLTADITQAQAGTAEAQTQRSVALANLDQARANLQQAKAGVEQNQALLEQSRSKVEQARANLAQIQSRVQQAQVGVQQAEAKVEQAQANVSQAQARQGQTLANLARSQANLQKAQADRDLAIKEQERRLTLYQEGVISQSDLDVYTNRRQNAESGLNAVQNEVKAAEQEIQAANSQIIAAQKEVEAAKSQVSAALQDVEVAKSQVTAGEQEIAVAQSQVTVAHSQISAAESQVKAVAGQVQSAQAQIYAADAGIASAQTQVTRADVNLEDSAIYAPFDGVLAYLNITEGDYWSPQRVQPSGEYQNIVERVPMIVIDPGEFEVNVELPAFEGDRVRPGQRVYIVLDEDMSAASAGQMTSDELTKLARAAGQVFSVSPSVTPGGRAMSVTMRIKQGSENLRHGSRVSAWIAVEENPNATTAPFEAFVFRDRQPHVFVANPETGRVEQRKITLGIEGISHREIVEGVSPGELLVTEGSNRLVDGAPVEIVEVLD
- a CDS encoding TetR/AcrR family transcriptional regulator, whose translation is MFIIIRVTAHVCQRSGGKMEEEFSKVEGMRRQPQQMRAIKRVNQILDAAEDLFAEVGYEGATTNAIAARAGTSIGSLYRFFPDKESILKALATRYLDQMHEMFFQLHSPEMATLPLEVYIERVMNAFDELISAHPGYRAVFFKSRAACPEVQEMDSDLCAQFAGKLAEFYRLKAPHLDASTGELIALVVVEAVRNLRRLSLTRDDPFQHRVTQEIKKLLLAYLQPYLS
- a CDS encoding peptidoglycan-binding domain-containing protein; this encodes MESLAYIHLAEAYNEPLEIPSIQVNWPKKGWGNRIGALALGAVTSFLAMGSPAVALIRPGDAGSEITQLQYRLQELGYFTPEKSGYYGDFTKHAVMEFQAKNGLTPDGIVGPQTKAALEKDYPQTPEPTTQPTVRIGTTGGTVLRVQRQLSSLKYFDYQKMDGVFNEETEAAIKQFQKDYGLEADGVVGLKTHTALRNYTGL
- a CDS encoding HEAT repeat domain-containing protein → MPSAQTLLSQLPYLSDETLKRDYLNRLQWTDSIAKMLAKVADRTEAIRMVKLGFELDLQLGTKLAGSVKTPFQEEGLELLDRQVLPPKLKIRLFGISGSNSAIPYLEQALNEPDYRLRENAVEALGAIASLAVVFPLIQGLNDKMPSIRQKSAEILGNLGYSTGIDALILALEDSDRTVPLSAAEALGKIATPVAITALKRVFSNQDYSPTWWSVAIALGKLGDRPALDTILAALNHSATNIRIAAADALGEIGNAETIVALLNTLGDSHEFVRTRAAYGLAKIAQNSVVDQLISALNHPQYLVRESAAIALGEIGTTAAENALTAALTDPNEWVKLRAQQGLDRIHAAMIAPLGGNDQNSAIELFKPLDEILENLSDSSSFVRQKAAQILGQIGSDRAVESLLNVALTDNTYSVRKTAIEALGNLGNSVAVEALLYTLKEGNSLVRQQVAEVLAQVGEGEIVPLLWEDLFTTGDLYLLDAIASIQERCGYYSPSSFQDPST